One Archangium violaceum genomic window, GGTCGAGGGCATCAAGTCGGCCCTCGCCGGCGCGAACCAGAACTACGGGGACACCGTCACGCTCACCAACCTCTTCGTCAAGGGCGGCTACAACGCCTCGAAGGACAAGCCGAAGATCTGCACGGAGTGGATCGGCGTCACCAATCACAACGGCGAGTCGCAGAAGGTCAACAACGGCAAGAGCCAGTGGAACACCGCGACCTGCCGCGTGAAGCAGACCGACGTGCTGAGCTGGTGATGACAGCGGGGTGAGGGGAGGCCCTCACGTCCGCGGAGTCATCCGGGTCAGATCGACCTCGTCCTGTGTGCGGAACAGCCGCAGGTCATCGATCCGCGCATAGGGCAGAACCGTCTGCAGGTTCTCGGCTGGCTGGCCATTCAGGAGCGCTTTCAGATGGCTGGCCAGCACCGTACCGACGCGCGACTGTGGCTGGTAGTAATAGGTGACATGCTGCTCGGAGAGCGTGAGGAACGGCATGCCACCAAAACCGACCACGCTCAGGCCGTCCTTCTTGGTGTCCCTCCCGCTTTCGAGCAGCCCCTCCAGCGTGCCCACGATCGACATCTGGTTTCCACAGACGATCGCCGTGACCGAGGGAACGCGCTCCAGAAGCAGCTTGATCGCCTCGCGGGTTCCCCGCACCGAAAGGTCGCCATGGTAGACCAGGGACTCGTCCCAGGGCAGTCCGGCTTCGGCCAGCGCCCGCCGATAACCGCGCAGGCGCAGGCCGACATAGTTGAACCCTCCGGACGGGTTGAGCAGCACGATCCTCCGGTGCCCACCGCGCGCCAGGGTCATGACCGCATCGAACACCGCGTACTCGTCGTCGTGGTCGACGAAGGCGTGCGGCGTCTGCAGCTCGGTGCGCCCGAAGCTCACGAACGGGAAGTCCTTCTCCAGGCAGAACCTGGCCCGTTCATCCATGGGCGTGGTGCGCGAGAAGACGACGGCATCGGCGAGCCGCTGATCGTAGATCTTGCGGACCGGATCCAGCGGCGTCTGCTGGCCGGTCTGAGCCAGGACGATCAGGTTGTAGCCCGCGGGCTCGATGCCGTTCGACAGGGTCTCCACCTGCGCCAGGAAGCCCGGCTCTCCGTAGTCGCCAACCTCGGGCGCGTAGAGGATGGAGCAGACCTTGAACGTCCGGCCCGTGCGAAGGTGGATGCCGCCAATGTTCGGCACGTAGCCGAACCTGGCGGCGGCCTCCTTCACCCGCTGGATCGTCTCCGGCCTCACCTCCGGACCGTCCTTCAGCGCCCGGGAAACGGTGCTGATCGACAGGCCCAGATGTGTCGCCAACGTCCTGAGGTTCGCTCGAGCCCCGGCCGTCCGAGCGACCCCGTCGTTCTCCTGGCGCTTGCTGCGTTTGGCGCTCACGTCGAATCCGAGTCTAGATGCCTGGCAAGGCGTTCGCGGCGATCACTTCCCGCATGAAGTCGAAGGAAGCCTTCGGTGTCCGTTTCTGGGTGCGGTAATCCACATGCACGAGGCCGAAGCGCTTTCCATACCCATGCGCCCACTCGAAGTTGTCGAGCAGCGACCAGGGCATGAAGCCACGGACATCCGCTCCCTCCGAAACAGCGCGTTGCAGTCCGGCCAGATATTCCCGGTAATAGGCGATACGGTCTTGATCGTCAACCCGGCCATCCGCGCCGACCACGTCGATGAAGGCACCACCGTTCTCCGTCACATAGACCGGCGGGTTGCCGCAGCGCTCCTGGACGATTTTGAGGACCTCGTAGAAGGCGTGGCCGTCTATCGCCCAGTTCATCTCGGTCCGGCGGAAGTAGAGCGGCGGGTCGGCATGCATGAAGGGCCAGGCACCGTTCGGGCAGGCCTTGATGTAGCTCGGGAAGTAGTGGTTGACGCCCAGGAAATCGATCGGCCGGTGGATCTCCTCGAGGTCACCGTCGCGCACGTGCTCGGCGAAGCGCTCCACGACCGAGTCAGGGTAGCGTCCGCGGTAGATCGGGTCGAGGAAGACGCCGTTCCACTTGTCCTCGAAGAGCGCCGCCAGGTGGCCATCGCGCTCCTTGAACTGAGGGAGCGGCCGGGCCTTGTGGATCGGTACCACGGTCCCCACGCCCGCCCTGGGCGTCAGGTCGCGCAGCACCGCGACGGCCCGCCCATGCGCCAGGTTGAGATGGTGCGCGGCGCGAACGGCGGCGCGGGGATCCGTCAGCCCCGGCGCGTGGCGTCCCTCCTCGTAACCGACCCAGGCCGAGACGCTCGGCTCGTTGAAGGTCACCCAGTTCTCGACGCGATCTCCGAGCCGTTTGGCCACCACGGCCGTGTACTCCGCGAACCAACCCGCGATGTCGCGATTGGCCCAGCCGCCGCGGTCCTGCAGCGCCTGCGGCAGATCCCAGTGGTAGAGGCACGGCCACGCGCGCATGCCGCGCTCGAGCAGGCCATCGACGATGCGATCGTAGAAGTCGAGCCCCTTGGCGTTGAGCGCGCCGCCCCCTTCTGGAAACACCCGCGGCCACATGATGGAGAAGCGGTAGACCTTCGCGCCCAGGTCGCGCATCAGGTCGAGGTCCTCGGCATAGCGGTGGTAGTGGTCGCACGCGACCTCGCCCGTGTCTCCGTTGGCGACCTTGCCGGGCGTCGCGCAATAGGTGTCCCAGATGCTTCGACCCCGTCCGTCGTCCGGGGCCCCGCCTTCAATCTGGTAGCTGGAGGTCGAGACCCCCCACACAAAGCCTTCAGGAAAACGCATTGTCATCTCCAGAACACCGTCTTCATTCCTACCGCACCGCGTCACTGTCTGTCTTTGCCGCGCCGCGTCGTGGTCATTTCCTTGCCGCATCGCGTCGCCAACCGCCCCGAGAATCGTAACGTTGTCATTTTATTTCCCCGACTCATTCTTTCGACGAGAAACCCGCGAGAACGGCGTTGACTGCCGAGTCTATCTGTGGGACGAATCGTGGAATCGAAACGTTACGATTTCTGAGTCTTATACCAACGGGGAGGATCGTAATGCGAGCGCTCAATGCATCCGTGGGGCTGGTTTCCGCCGTACTGCTCGGTTTCTCGGCCGCGGCCCAGGCCCAGACGGCCGAGGTGCTGCATTGGTGGACGTCGGGAGGTGAATCAGCCGCGCTCGACAAGGTGCGCGCCGCCTACAAGGCGAAGGGTGGCACCTGGAAGGACACTCCGGTGGCAGGTGGCGACAATGCCCGCGCCGCGGTCGTCAATCGCATGATTGGAGGCAAGCCGCCCACCGTCTTCATGTTCTCGATTGGCAAGCAGCTCGAGGAGCTGGCCGAACAGGGGCTCGTTGGCGACGTCCAGGACGCGGCCACCACGGGCAAGTGGGACGCCGTGCTGCCGCCCCTCATCGCCAAGGTCGCCAAGTACGACGGCAAGTACATCGCCGCGCCGCTCAACATCCACGGCGAGAACTGGATGTTCTACAACACCGCCGCCCTCGAGAAGGCCAAGGTCCAGGTGCCGAAGACGTGGCCGGAGTTCATCACGGCCGCGAAGGCGCTCAAGGCGGCTGGAATCACCCCGATCGCGCTCGGTGGCGAGCCGTGGCAGGAGCGGATCCTCTTCAACTCCGTCCTGCTCGGTGTGGGCGGCCGTGACCACTACCTCAAGGTCTACGGCCAGCTCGACGACGCGGCGATGAGGTCCGCCACCATGCTCGAGGTCTTCAAGACCGTCGCGGCACTGCGCGAGTTCGTCGACGAGGGCAGCCCGGGCCGCAAGTGGAACATCGCGGCCAACATGGTGATGAAGGGCACGGCGGCCTTCCAGTTCATGGGGGATTGGGCCAAGGGTGAGCTGGTGGCGGCTGGAATCGAGCCCGGAACGGCCGTTGGCTGCGCGCTCGCCCCGGCCAAGGACAAGGGCTACATCATGACCATCGACGCGTTCGCCTTCTCCAACGCGAAGGACAAGGCGAGCCGCGAGGCCCAGAAGCTGATGGCGAACATCATCATGGACCCGGCGGTCCAGATCGCCTTCAACAAGAGCAAGGGCTCCATTCCCGTCCGGACCGACGTGCCCAGCGACTCCTTCGACGTCTGCGCCAGACTGGGAATGGAGACGCTCAAGGACCCGAAGGCGCAGCTGGCGAGCTCCGGCCTGTTCGGCCTGCCGAGCGCGGTCTCTGGCGCCATCGATGATGCGATCTCCCAGTTCTGGAACACCCGGACGATGACGCCCGAGCAGGGACGCGCGCTCTTCATCAAGACGATCGCGAGCGCGAAGTGAGACAGCGTCGCCGGGGTGGATGAGTCCCACCCCGGAGACCGCCCTCCCCTACCCCTGGCATTCAACGGCGGACGGACCATCTCATGATGAACGCACAACAACAGCCGTCCGCGGTGACGATGCCGCGCGCGGAGAGCTCTCCGGCCGGTAGGCGCTCTCGCCTGTCGTCCAGCACGGCGGCCAGGATCGCGCTCATTCCAGCCGCGCTCATCACGGTCGTATGTTTCTATGTCTTCGTCGGCTGGACGATCCTCATCTCGATGACGCGGTCCCGGCTGCTGCCGGTCTACAACTTCGTCGGGCTCGATCAATACAAGCGCCTGTTCGCCAACGACCGGTGGTGGACGGCGATGGAGAACCTGGCCATCCACGGCACGCTGTTCATCCTGGGCTGCACCGTGATTGGTTATGCGCTCGCCATCATGCTCGACCGCATCACCCGGGGCGAGAGCCTGTTCCGCACCGTGTTCATGCTGCCGTTGTCGATGTCGTTCATCGTCACCGGTGCCATCTGGCAATGGCTGCTCAACCCGACGCTCGGCATCCAGGACGCGGTGCGTGATCTCGGTTGGACGGATTTCGTCTTCAACTGGATCGTCCGGCCCGACCGCGCGATCTACACGCTGGCCATCGCTGGCATCTGGCAACAGGTCGGGTTGTGCATGGCGCTCTTCCTCGCGGGCCTGCGCGGCATCGACCCCAATATCTGGAAGGCGACACGGGTCGATGGCATCCCCACCTGGCGCGTCTACACCAACATCATCACGCCGATGTTGAGGCCGGTGTTCTTCTCCGTGTTCGTTCTGCTGTCCGCGCTGGTCCTCAAGTCCTTCGATCTCGTCGTGGCGCTGACCGGTGGTGGTCCCGGCTTCTCCTCCGATCTGCCGGCGCGGTTCGTGGTCGATCACATCCTCAATCGCCAGGAGCTGGGGCTGGGCGCCGCTGGTGCCTTCATGATGCTCTGCACCATCGCGGCGGTCGTCTCCCCGTACGTCTATTACGAGCTCCGCACGCCGCGGAAGGAGGCTTGATGCGCTACCAGCGGCTCGTTCTCTATCTTCTGCTGACCTCCGCCACACTGGCGATGCTGGCGCCGATCCTGATCATGGTCTCGACCTCGCTGAAGCCGATGGACGAGATCCGCGACGGCAGCTTGTTCGCGTTGCCTCAGGCCCCGACACTGGCCGCCTGGGGAAAG contains:
- a CDS encoding LacI family DNA-binding transcriptional regulator; protein product: MSAKRSKRQENDGVARTAGARANLRTLATHLGLSISTVSRALKDGPEVRPETIQRVKEAAARFGYVPNIGGIHLRTGRTFKVCSILYAPEVGDYGEPGFLAQVETLSNGIEPAGYNLIVLAQTGQQTPLDPVRKIYDQRLADAVVFSRTTPMDERARFCLEKDFPFVSFGRTELQTPHAFVDHDDEYAVFDAVMTLARGGHRRIVLLNPSGGFNYVGLRLRGYRRALAEAGLPWDESLVYHGDLSVRGTREAIKLLLERVPSVTAIVCGNQMSIVGTLEGLLESGRDTKKDGLSVVGFGGMPFLTLSEQHVTYYYQPQSRVGTVLASHLKALLNGQPAENLQTVLPYARIDDLRLFRTQDEVDLTRMTPRT
- a CDS encoding ABC transporter substrate-binding protein, which gives rise to MRALNASVGLVSAVLLGFSAAAQAQTAEVLHWWTSGGESAALDKVRAAYKAKGGTWKDTPVAGGDNARAAVVNRMIGGKPPTVFMFSIGKQLEELAEQGLVGDVQDAATTGKWDAVLPPLIAKVAKYDGKYIAAPLNIHGENWMFYNTAALEKAKVQVPKTWPEFITAAKALKAAGITPIALGGEPWQERILFNSVLLGVGGRDHYLKVYGQLDDAAMRSATMLEVFKTVAALREFVDEGSPGRKWNIAANMVMKGTAAFQFMGDWAKGELVAAGIEPGTAVGCALAPAKDKGYIMTIDAFAFSNAKDKASREAQKLMANIIMDPAVQIAFNKSKGSIPVRTDVPSDSFDVCARLGMETLKDPKAQLASSGLFGLPSAVSGAIDDAISQFWNTRTMTPEQGRALFIKTIASAK
- a CDS encoding GH1 family beta-glucosidase yields the protein MRFPEGFVWGVSTSSYQIEGGAPDDGRGRSIWDTYCATPGKVANGDTGEVACDHYHRYAEDLDLMRDLGAKVYRFSIMWPRVFPEGGGALNAKGLDFYDRIVDGLLERGMRAWPCLYHWDLPQALQDRGGWANRDIAGWFAEYTAVVAKRLGDRVENWVTFNEPSVSAWVGYEEGRHAPGLTDPRAAVRAAHHLNLAHGRAVAVLRDLTPRAGVGTVVPIHKARPLPQFKERDGHLAALFEDKWNGVFLDPIYRGRYPDSVVERFAEHVRDGDLEEIHRPIDFLGVNHYFPSYIKACPNGAWPFMHADPPLYFRRTEMNWAIDGHAFYEVLKIVQERCGNPPVYVTENGGAFIDVVGADGRVDDQDRIAYYREYLAGLQRAVSEGADVRGFMPWSLLDNFEWAHGYGKRFGLVHVDYRTQKRTPKASFDFMREVIAANALPGI
- a CDS encoding carbohydrate ABC transporter permease, whose protein sequence is MMNAQQQPSAVTMPRAESSPAGRRSRLSSSTAARIALIPAALITVVCFYVFVGWTILISMTRSRLLPVYNFVGLDQYKRLFANDRWWTAMENLAIHGTLFILGCTVIGYALAIMLDRITRGESLFRTVFMLPLSMSFIVTGAIWQWLLNPTLGIQDAVRDLGWTDFVFNWIVRPDRAIYTLAIAGIWQQVGLCMALFLAGLRGIDPNIWKATRVDGIPTWRVYTNIITPMLRPVFFSVFVLLSALVLKSFDLVVALTGGGPGFSSDLPARFVVDHILNRQELGLGAAGAFMMLCTIAAVVSPYVYYELRTPRKEA